Proteins encoded in a region of the Excalfactoria chinensis isolate bCotChi1 chromosome 16, bCotChi1.hap2, whole genome shotgun sequence genome:
- the MRPL40 gene encoding large ribosomal subunit protein mL40 yields MLAAARGLSSRLLRPFPCRGSHWDTSVLAGRAALPARAQPKKKKKVDPKREQAMKDRVKKKIKKLEKAAPELIPIEDFETPLKFSDSSRVRSLPPLSFEETERRVLLMKKWSLYKQQQDKAEKEAIRSLVEAQQEALEELRLESEELYQAAVRRDPELFPFERDGPDYTPPLPGYDPPEGKCVDITKVYTQ; encoded by the exons ATGCTGGCGGCCGCGCGGGGGCTCAG CTCTCGGCTGCTCCGCCCGTTCCCGTGCCGGGGCAGCCACTGGGACACGTCCGTGCTGGCCGGGAGGGCGGCGCTGCCCGCGAG AGCAcaaccaaagaagaaaaagaaagtggatCCAAAGAGAGAGCAAGCGATGAAGGATCGTGtgaaaaagaagattaaaaagctggaaaaagctgCTCCAGAACTGATTCCCATCGAGGACTTTGAAACCCCGCTGAAGttctcagacagcagcag GGTGCGGAGCCTGCCCCCCCTCTCCTTTGAGGAGACCGAAAGAAGAGTTTTACTGATGAAGAAGTGGTCTCTGTATAAGCAGCAACAAGACaaggcagagaaggaagcaATCCGGAGCCTGGTGGAAGCTCAGCAAGAGGCACTGGAGGAGCTGCGGCTGGAGTCTGAGGAGCTGTACCAGGCAGCGGTCAGACGGGACCCGGAGCTGTTCCCCTTTGAGAGGGACGGACCTGATTACACCCCACCTCTTCCTGGTTACGATCCTCCTGAAGGGAAGTGCGTGGATATCACCAAGGTGTACACGCAGTGA
- the C16H22orf39 gene encoding synaptic plasticity regulator PANTS, with product MAGADSWRPPRSCEDYWWEWKHCRGLRHAFHHYYAHGELPACGRWRDDYAACRAWEKDRAATAREALRESERARLAERQKHGSVWALRSRPPPDWHRPLEHGDK from the exons ATGGCCGGCGCTGACAGCTGGCGG CCCCCGCGGTCGTGCGAGGATTACTGGTGGGAGTGGAAGCACTGCCGGGGGCTGCGGCACGCCTTCCACCACTACTACGCGCACGGGGAGCTGCCCGCCTGCGGACGGTGGCGGGACGACTACGCTGCGTGCCGAGCCTGGGAGAAAGACCGTGCTGCCACCGCGCGG GAGGCGCTGCGCGAGAGCGAACGAGCGCGGCTGGCGGAGCGGCAGAAGCACGGATCCGTGTGGGCGCTGCGGAGCCGCCCGCCGCCGGACTGGCACCGCCCGCTGGAGCACGGCGACAAGTAA
- the UFD1 gene encoding ubiquitin recognition factor in ER-associated degradation protein 1 yields the protein MAAGGRCRGRIGGVRQRSGPVRPQHRQQQRALRRAAAMFSFNMFDHPIPRVFQNRFSTQFRCFSVSLLSGPNDRSDVEKGGKIIMPPSALDQLSRLNITYPMLFKLTNKNSDRMTHCGVLEFVADEGICYLPHWMMQNLLLEEGDLVQVESVNLQVATYSKFQPQSPDFLDITNPKAVLENALRNFACLTTGDVIAINYNEKIYELRVMETKPDKAVSIIECDMNVDFDAPLGYKEPERSAQHEETTDVEADHSGYVSDVGFRAFSGSGNRLDGKKKGVEPSPSPIKPGDIRRGIPNYDFKIGRITFIRNSRPLVKKVEEDEAGSRFIAFSGEGQSLRKKGRKP from the exons ATGGCGGCCGGGGGGCGGTGCCGGGGGCGGATCGGCGGCGTCCGGCAGCGGAGCGGCCCCGTCCGCCCTCAGCACCGGCAGCAGCAGCGGGCGctgcgccgcgccgccgccatG TTCTCCTTCAACATGTTCGACCATCCCATCCCCCGCGTCTTCCAGAACCGTTTCTCCACGCAGTTCCGCTGCTTCTCCGTGTCCTTGTTGTCCGGGCCGAATGACCGGTCAGATGTGGAGAAAGGCGGGAAGA TAATTATGCCGCCGTCTGCTTTGGACCAGCTCA GCCGGCTCAATATTACTTATCCAATGCTGTTCAAGCTGACCAATAAAAATTCAGACCGGATGACGCACTGTGGAGTGCTCGAATTTGTGGCTGACGAGGGTATATGTTACCTACCGCACTGG ATGATGCAGAACTTGCTGCTGGAAGAGGGAGACCTGGTACAAGTGGAGAGTGTTAATCTCCAAGTTGCCACTTACTCAAAATTTCAGCCACAGAGTCCGGATTTTCTTGACATCACCAATCCCAAAGCTGT ATTGGAAAATGCATTGAGAAACTTTGCTTGTCTAACTACTGGAGATGTTATTGCCATCAACTACAATGAAAAG ATCTACGAGCTTCGGGTAATGGAGACCAAACCAGATAAAGCTGTGTCCATCATAGAATGCGACATGAAC GTGGATTTTGATGCTCCTTTGGGGTACAAAGAACCAGAAAGAAGTGCTCAGCATGAAGAGACCACA GACGTTGAAGCAGACCATAGTGGTTATGTGAGCGACGTGGGATTTCGT GCGTTCTCTGGCTCCGGGAATAGGTTGGATGGCAAGAAGAAAGGCGTTGAGCCCAGTCCGTCACCAATTAAACCAGGAGACATTCGAAG gggaATACCCAACTACGACTTCAAGATTGGTAGAATCACATTCATTAGGAACTCGCGTCCGCTGGTGAAGAAAGTGGAAGAG GATGAAGCTGGAAGCCGCTTCATCGCCTTCTCGGGGGAAGGACAGTCCCTGCGCAAGAAGGGAAGGAAGCCGTGA